DNA from Evansella sp. LMS18:
TCAGTATATCGTTTCAGCCGGCCAACTTAATCACGGCATAACTTCTTACGGTTTCAGAGTGGCACAGAAGGAACAGCCTGGGGCATTGCTGGCTGAAAAGCTTAGGAGTGAAGGTGTTCCACCTGGCCCTTTGTATAAACAGCTGAAAAATGGGTTGGATGTTACCCTTCCGGACGGCCGTTTTATACAGGCAAAAGATTTTTTAGGTCCGCCAAAATCAGGAAAAACAGTAACGATACTAGGGGACACAAAGTTTACTGAATCATCCGCAGAACTGGCAGAGAAAGCAGATTTACTTGTCCATGAGGCTACTTTCAAAGAAAGTGAAGTGGAACTGGCAGAAGAATACTTTCATTCAACTGCAGTACAGGCCGCGGGAACTGCGAAAGCTGCCGGAGTAAAGCAGCTTATTTTGAACCATATCAGTTCCAGGTACCAGGGAGAGGCAGTTGAGCTTATGCTGGAGGAAGCCAGGGAGGTCTTTCCTGAAACCTTTATCGCTGAGGATTTACAATCTTTTATTGTATGAGTATGAGTCGCCCCCTCTGTTCCCTTTTCATAGGTAGTTTAAAGGCCGGATGACCCTCCGGCTTGTTCTTTATAAAATAGTCCTTAAGTATCATGTTCTTTAAAACGCAACACCTGTATACTTCACTATGAGTGCGAATATTCTAAATATTAATTTTGACACCTCGTATGGTTATTATCTGTCCATCCTCTGATGTCCTTACTTCATTTTGTCAAAACTGTTCCCGTGTCAATACCATCCTATGTCAAATAAAGAGGAGGTGTACTTGAGGGAGCTCCCCCTTGAATAAAACCTTTGGAAAGAGGTGTCAGGCTGTAATGTCAATACCACAGCTCATCATGCGCACGATGCCCTTCTTTATTTCCC
Protein-coding regions in this window:
- the rnz gene encoding ribonuclease Z — its product is MKITFLGTGGGIPAKHRNVSSLALQLMDKKGAVWLFDCGEATQHQILHTSLKPGKIEKIFITHLHGDHIYGLPGLLGTRSFHGAETPLTVYGPAGIREFIEVSLRASSTYVKYPLEIKEMDSSFIFEDSQYIVSAGQLNHGITSYGFRVAQKEQPGALLAEKLRSEGVPPGPLYKQLKNGLDVTLPDGRFIQAKDFLGPPKSGKTVTILGDTKFTESSAELAEKADLLVHEATFKESEVELAEEYFHSTAVQAAGTAKAAGVKQLILNHISSRYQGEAVELMLEEAREVFPETFIAEDLQSFIV